The following proteins come from a genomic window of Microbacterium sp. SY138:
- a CDS encoding FtsX-like permease family protein, whose amino-acid sequence MFVALRDLRFARGRFILIGSVVALITVLVGFLSGLTGGLATQNVSAILALPADRIVFSSPTVGDSAASFSDSTITEQQAADWAATNDVTAARPIGISQTRGETATTRAAIAVFGVEPGFAATAPTTDGQLSLSDPAAEALDVAIGDDVTIAGVAYTVETIDGDGWYSHTPVVQMTLEDWQAYSVATGTPDAYATVLAVKGTPDWDTADTANSTISETTLGSLTALSAFRSEIGSLLLMVAMLFGISGLVIGAFFTVWTMQRKGDVAVLKALGASTRSLIRDALGQALIVLLLGIGIGLGIVTLLGTLAGTALPFLLSPITTLLPGGIMIALGLAGAAFALRSVTSADPLTALGSNR is encoded by the coding sequence CGTCGTCGCTCTTATCACCGTTCTCGTGGGATTCCTCAGCGGGCTGACGGGAGGACTTGCCACGCAGAACGTTTCCGCCATCCTGGCGCTTCCCGCTGACCGCATCGTGTTCTCCTCCCCCACAGTGGGAGACAGCGCAGCCAGCTTCTCCGACTCGACCATCACGGAACAGCAGGCGGCCGATTGGGCGGCGACGAACGATGTCACCGCGGCGCGTCCTATAGGAATCAGCCAGACCCGCGGCGAGACGGCCACCACCCGCGCCGCGATCGCCGTGTTCGGCGTCGAACCGGGATTCGCCGCCACTGCCCCGACCACTGATGGGCAGCTGAGCCTGTCGGACCCTGCCGCGGAAGCCCTCGACGTAGCCATCGGCGATGACGTCACTATCGCCGGTGTCGCCTACACGGTCGAAACGATCGACGGAGACGGGTGGTACAGCCACACTCCTGTCGTGCAGATGACCCTTGAGGACTGGCAAGCCTACTCGGTCGCCACCGGCACCCCCGACGCCTACGCCACAGTCCTCGCCGTTAAAGGAACTCCGGACTGGGACACCGCCGACACGGCGAACAGCACCATCTCGGAGACAACCCTCGGATCGTTGACAGCGCTGAGCGCTTTCCGTTCGGAGATCGGGTCCCTGCTTCTCATGGTCGCCATGCTGTTCGGCATCTCCGGTCTCGTCATCGGGGCCTTCTTCACCGTCTGGACCATGCAACGAAAAGGCGACGTCGCCGTCCTCAAAGCACTCGGAGCCAGCACCCGGTCCCTCATCCGGGACGCACTCGGTCAGGCACTGATCGTGCTCCTCCTCGGGATCGGAATCGGTCTCGGCATCGTCACACTGCTCGGCACCCTCGCCGGCACCGCGCTCCCATTCCTGCTGAGCCCAATCACGACCCTCCTTCCCGGGGGCATCATGATTGCCCTCGGCCTCGCCGGGGCCGCATTCGCGCTTCGATCCGTCACCTCCGCCGACCCCCTCACCGCCCTCGGGAGCAACCGATGA
- a CDS encoding DUF2269 family protein, whose amino-acid sequence MDILFSILHVTSAVFVVGPMAIIPMATLRSLRHGDNERSLKSGKSIRLLSYLSLIVVVTGFGVMGMADPEYDLSITTPWVLASLVLYVVALLATLLVTVPALLQAGRATARSSYTRASISSCIATLCLVVVVVLMVWKP is encoded by the coding sequence ATGGATATCCTCTTCAGCATCCTCCACGTCACCTCAGCAGTATTTGTCGTTGGCCCGATGGCCATCATCCCGATGGCCACGTTGCGATCGCTCCGACACGGAGACAACGAAAGAAGCCTCAAGTCGGGGAAGAGTATCCGTCTCCTCAGCTACCTATCGCTGATCGTCGTGGTCACCGGATTCGGCGTCATGGGTATGGCCGATCCGGAGTACGACCTCTCCATCACCACACCCTGGGTGCTCGCGTCACTGGTCCTCTACGTCGTCGCTCTGCTGGCTACCCTCCTCGTTACGGTGCCCGCACTGCTGCAGGCCGGCCGCGCGACGGCACGGTCCTCGTACACGCGAGCGTCAATCAGCTCCTGCATCGCCACACTCTGCCTCGTCGTCGTAGTCGTTCTCATGGTCTGGAAACCCTGA
- a CDS encoding ABC transporter ATP-binding protein, giving the protein MIRLNNITLTFPDGDARVTAVDNVSLTAHPGTVTGITGPSGSGKSSLLAVAATLIRPDSGTILIDDVDVTTLSLNDATHLRRDNIGIVFQQPNLIPSLTAREQLSVMNELGAPHSRRNRARTAARADDLLDAVGLSSQGDKRPHQLSGGQRQRINIARALMNDPSVLLVDEPTSALDQDRGASIIDLILRLTDELNTSTLLVTHDLVHLPRMHGVVHLVDGRLVDTLVNA; this is encoded by the coding sequence ATGATCCGCCTGAACAACATCACCCTCACCTTCCCGGACGGCGATGCCCGGGTAACCGCCGTCGACAACGTCTCCCTCACTGCGCACCCTGGAACTGTCACCGGCATCACCGGACCCAGTGGTTCCGGCAAATCCAGCCTCCTCGCCGTCGCCGCAACCCTCATCCGCCCCGATTCCGGAACGATCCTCATCGACGACGTCGACGTCACCACACTCAGCCTCAACGACGCCACACACCTGCGACGGGACAACATCGGAATCGTCTTCCAGCAGCCGAACCTCATCCCTTCCCTCACCGCCCGAGAACAGCTGAGCGTCATGAACGAGCTCGGCGCTCCCCACAGCCGTCGCAACCGCGCCAGAACGGCTGCTCGCGCCGACGACCTCCTGGACGCGGTCGGCCTCTCAAGCCAAGGCGACAAGCGGCCACACCAACTTTCCGGCGGTCAGCGTCAACGCATCAACATCGCGCGGGCCCTGATGAACGACCCCAGTGTTCTCCTCGTCGATGAGCCCACCAGCGCCCTCGATCAGGACCGAGGTGCGAGCATCATCGACCTCATCCTTCGCCTTACCGACGAGTTGAACACGTCAACCCTGCTCGTCACTCACGACCTCGTGCACCTGCCACGTATGCACGGGGTCGTGCACCTCGTCGATGGTCGACTCGTCGACACCCTCGTCAACGCCTAA